The following proteins are encoded in a genomic region of Brachypodium distachyon strain Bd21 chromosome 1, Brachypodium_distachyon_v3.0, whole genome shotgun sequence:
- the LOC100825875 gene encoding fasciclin-like arabinogalactan protein 3 — protein MAPPKLSLLALLFLLFPAAGNAAAAAAAADPADTVAAAAPPALFNVTEILGRFPDFTLFNYLLTKTKVSAQINRRGTVTILAPVNADVDWLLRRSSRLPRAALVELLAVHVILDYIDAAKLAALPRGRPGAPPVVATTLYQTMGVAPAGDRSGFLTITPTGNGGAVFASAAPGALVNAPFKKAVTAKPYNISVLQISNFVVPPGVISRPRFGPPPPRRIRSMAVAPSPAPAPVLPAVPPVTMPVEEGTTETIPVAAPEPSDGNRAVEAMRLWFGAGVVMALACVLVTGL, from the coding sequence ATGGCGCCTCCCAAGCTCTccctcctcgcgctcctcttcctcctcttcccggCAGCCGgcaatgccgccgccgccgccgccgccgcagaccCCGCCGACACGgtagccgcggcggcgccgccggcactGTTCAACGTGACGGAGATCCTGGGCCGGTTCCCGGACTTCACGCTCTTCAACTACCTCCTAACCAAGACCAAGGTGTCCGCCCAGATCAACCGCCGTGGCACGGTGACCATCCTGGCGCCGGTCAACGCCGACGTGGACTGGCTCCTGCGCCGGAGCTCGCGGCTGCCACGCGCCGCCCTCGTGGAGCTGCTCGCCGTCCACGTCATCCTCGACTACATCGACGCCGCCAAGCTGGCGGCcctgccacgtggccgcccggggGCCCCGCCCGTCGTGGCCACAACGCTGTACCAGACCATGGGGGTGGCCCCCGCCGGGGATAGATCCGGGTTCCTGACGATCACGCCGACGGGGAACGGCGGCGCCGTGTTTgcttcggcggcgccgggagcgTTAGTGAACGCCCCGTTTAAGAAGGCTGTTACGGCTAAGCCGTATAATATATCTGTGTTGCAGATTAGTAACTTTGTTGTGCCGCCTGGGGTGATTTCAAGGCCCAGGTTCGGCCCACCGCCGCCCAGGAGGATCCGTTCCATGGCCGTCGCGCCCAgcccggcgccggccccgGTGCTTCCGGCGGTGCCGCCCGTGACGATGCCCGTGGAGGAAGGCACGACGGAGACGATCCCGGTCGCTGCGCCGGAGCCGTCGGATGGGAATCGGGCGGTGGAGGCGATGAGGTTGTGGTTTGGTGCTGGAGTGGTCATGGCGTTGGCTTGCGTGTTGGTGACGGGTTTGTAG